In Vidua macroura isolate BioBank_ID:100142 chromosome 7, ASM2450914v1, whole genome shotgun sequence, a single genomic region encodes these proteins:
- the PRKAG3 gene encoding 5'-AMP-activated protein kinase subunit gamma-3 isoform X2, producing the protein MEQLRGSAASQVALLDAVVCPEEEGFPKAVCPREEEEEEEEYRRPVTFTLGNEILGLGPETEFQNPDAEVYMHFLRSHCCYDAIPTSCKLVVFDISLEQIKKAFLALVANGVRAAPLWDSKTQSFVGMLTITDFINILHRYYRSPLVQIYEVEEHKIETWREVYLQGSLQPLVYISPSNSLFDAVYSLIKHKIHRLPVIEPVSGNVLHILTHKRILKFLHIFPRFLKKTVQELCIGTFRDLAVVAETAPIHTALEIFVDRRVSALPVINDAGQVVGLYSRFDVIVSSLHVCMPRLKFGPLHALVGCLYLSVPMQTHPICIVIACASAHLLCASPGLSVLLCWHNGVQGHLGALNGDTSITAPGSPEDLQQPGHQCEGGAAATHCLPGGGPHLLPP; encoded by the exons atggagcagctccgtggctCTGCCGCGTCCCAG GTGGCGCTGCTGGATGCTGTTGTGTGCCCCGAGGAGGAAG GGTTTCCAAAGGCTGTATGCcccagggaagaggaagaggaggaggaagaataCAGAAGACCTGTCACCTTCACACTGGGAAATGAAATACTGGGGCTAGGCCCAGAGACCGAGTTTCAGAACCCTGATGCTGAAGTCTACATGCACTTCTTGAGGAGCCACTGCTGTTATGATGCCATCCCCACCAGCTGCAAGCTTGTTGTCTTTGACATCTCCCTGGAG CAGATCAAGAAAGCCTTTTTGGCACTGGTGGCCAACGGGGTTCGTGCTGCCCCTCTCTGGGACAGCAAGactcagagctttgtgg GGATGCTCACCATCACCGACTTCATCAACATCCTCCACCGCTACTACCGCTCACCTTTG GTTCAGATCTACGAGGTGGAGGAGCACAAGATTGAGACCTGGAGAG AGGTGTACCTGCAGGGCTCCCTCCAGCCACTGGTCTACATCTCTCCGAGCAATAG CCTCTTCGATGCTGTCTACTCCCTGATCAAGCACAAAATCCACCGCCTACCTGTCATTGAGCCTGTCTCGGGCAATGTCCTGCACATCCTGACACACAAGCGCATCCTCAAGTTTCTCCATATCTTT CCACGCTTCCTGAAGAAAACAGTGCAGGAACTATGCATTGGCACCTTCCGTGATCTGGCCGTCGTGGCTGAGACTGCCCCAATTCACACTGCCTTGGAGATTTTTGTGGATCGCCGTGTCTCCGCCTTGCCTGTCATCAATGATGCTG GGCAAGTGGTTGGCCTGTACTCGCGGTTTGACGTCATTGTGAGTAGCCTGCATGTGTGCATGCCCAGGCTCAAGTTTGGCCCCTTGCATGCACTGGTGGGGTGCTTATACCTGTCTGTGCCCATGCAAACCCACCCCATATGCATTGTCATTGCATGTGCCAGTGCACATCTGCTCTGTGCATCTCCTGGGCTCAGTGTCCTTCTGTGTTGGCACAATggggtgcagggacaccttggggcGCTGAATGGGGACACATCTATCACAGCACCTGGCAGCCCAGAAGACCTACAACAACCTGGACATCAGTGTGAGGGAGGCGCTGCGGCAACGCACTGTCTGCCTGGAGGGGGTCCTCACCTGCTACCCCCATGA
- the PRKAG3 gene encoding 5'-AMP-activated protein kinase subunit gamma-3 isoform X1: MEQLRGSAASQVALLDAVVCPEEEGFPKAVCPREEEEEEEEYRRPVTFTLGNEILGLGPETEFQNPDAEVYMHFLRSHCCYDAIPTSCKLVVFDISLEQIKKAFLALVANGVRAAPLWDSKTQSFVGMLTITDFINILHRYYRSPLVQIYEVEEHKIETWREVYLQGSLQPLVYISPSNSLFDAVYSLIKHKIHRLPVIEPVSGNVLHILTHKRILKFLHIFASTIPKPRFLKKTVQELCIGTFRDLAVVAETAPIHTALEIFVDRRVSALPVINDAGQVVGLYSRFDVIVSSLHVCMPRLKFGPLHALVGCLYLSVPMQTHPICIVIACASAHLLCASPGLSVLLCWHNGVQGHLGALNGDTSITAPGSPEDLQQPGHQCEGGAAATHCLPGGGPHLLPP, encoded by the exons atggagcagctccgtggctCTGCCGCGTCCCAG GTGGCGCTGCTGGATGCTGTTGTGTGCCCCGAGGAGGAAG GGTTTCCAAAGGCTGTATGCcccagggaagaggaagaggaggaggaagaataCAGAAGACCTGTCACCTTCACACTGGGAAATGAAATACTGGGGCTAGGCCCAGAGACCGAGTTTCAGAACCCTGATGCTGAAGTCTACATGCACTTCTTGAGGAGCCACTGCTGTTATGATGCCATCCCCACCAGCTGCAAGCTTGTTGTCTTTGACATCTCCCTGGAG CAGATCAAGAAAGCCTTTTTGGCACTGGTGGCCAACGGGGTTCGTGCTGCCCCTCTCTGGGACAGCAAGactcagagctttgtgg GGATGCTCACCATCACCGACTTCATCAACATCCTCCACCGCTACTACCGCTCACCTTTG GTTCAGATCTACGAGGTGGAGGAGCACAAGATTGAGACCTGGAGAG AGGTGTACCTGCAGGGCTCCCTCCAGCCACTGGTCTACATCTCTCCGAGCAATAG CCTCTTCGATGCTGTCTACTCCCTGATCAAGCACAAAATCCACCGCCTACCTGTCATTGAGCCTGTCTCGGGCAATGTCCTGCACATCCTGACACACAAGCGCATCCTCAAGTTTCTCCATATCTTT GCTTCTACCATCCCCAAGCCACGCTTCCTGAAGAAAACAGTGCAGGAACTATGCATTGGCACCTTCCGTGATCTGGCCGTCGTGGCTGAGACTGCCCCAATTCACACTGCCTTGGAGATTTTTGTGGATCGCCGTGTCTCCGCCTTGCCTGTCATCAATGATGCTG GGCAAGTGGTTGGCCTGTACTCGCGGTTTGACGTCATTGTGAGTAGCCTGCATGTGTGCATGCCCAGGCTCAAGTTTGGCCCCTTGCATGCACTGGTGGGGTGCTTATACCTGTCTGTGCCCATGCAAACCCACCCCATATGCATTGTCATTGCATGTGCCAGTGCACATCTGCTCTGTGCATCTCCTGGGCTCAGTGTCCTTCTGTGTTGGCACAATggggtgcagggacaccttggggcGCTGAATGGGGACACATCTATCACAGCACCTGGCAGCCCAGAAGACCTACAACAACCTGGACATCAGTGTGAGGGAGGCGCTGCGGCAACGCACTGTCTGCCTGGAGGGGGTCCTCACCTGCTACCCCCATGA
- the PRKAG3 gene encoding 5'-AMP-activated protein kinase subunit gamma-3 isoform X3, with protein sequence MEQLRGSAASQVALLDAVVCPEEEGFPKAVCPREEEEEEEEYRRPVTFTLGNEILGLGPETEFQNPDAEVYMHFLRSHCCYDAIPTSCKLVVFDISLEQIKKAFLALVANGVRAAPLWDSKTQSFVGMLTITDFINILHRYYRSPLVQIYEVEEHKIETWREVYLQGSLQPLVYISPSNSLFDAVYSLIKHKIHRLPVIEPVSGNVLHILTHKRILKFLHIFASTIPKPRFLKKTVQELCIGTFRDLAVVAETAPIHTALEIFVDRRVSALPVINDAGQVVGLYSRFDVIHLAAQKTYNNLDISVREALRQRTVCLEGVLTCYPHEPMEDIIDRIAKEQVHRLVLVDENQYPRGIVSLSDILQALVLTPAGIDALNS encoded by the exons atggagcagctccgtggctCTGCCGCGTCCCAG GTGGCGCTGCTGGATGCTGTTGTGTGCCCCGAGGAGGAAG GGTTTCCAAAGGCTGTATGCcccagggaagaggaagaggaggaggaagaataCAGAAGACCTGTCACCTTCACACTGGGAAATGAAATACTGGGGCTAGGCCCAGAGACCGAGTTTCAGAACCCTGATGCTGAAGTCTACATGCACTTCTTGAGGAGCCACTGCTGTTATGATGCCATCCCCACCAGCTGCAAGCTTGTTGTCTTTGACATCTCCCTGGAG CAGATCAAGAAAGCCTTTTTGGCACTGGTGGCCAACGGGGTTCGTGCTGCCCCTCTCTGGGACAGCAAGactcagagctttgtgg GGATGCTCACCATCACCGACTTCATCAACATCCTCCACCGCTACTACCGCTCACCTTTG GTTCAGATCTACGAGGTGGAGGAGCACAAGATTGAGACCTGGAGAG AGGTGTACCTGCAGGGCTCCCTCCAGCCACTGGTCTACATCTCTCCGAGCAATAG CCTCTTCGATGCTGTCTACTCCCTGATCAAGCACAAAATCCACCGCCTACCTGTCATTGAGCCTGTCTCGGGCAATGTCCTGCACATCCTGACACACAAGCGCATCCTCAAGTTTCTCCATATCTTT GCTTCTACCATCCCCAAGCCACGCTTCCTGAAGAAAACAGTGCAGGAACTATGCATTGGCACCTTCCGTGATCTGGCCGTCGTGGCTGAGACTGCCCCAATTCACACTGCCTTGGAGATTTTTGTGGATCGCCGTGTCTCCGCCTTGCCTGTCATCAATGATGCTG GGCAAGTGGTTGGCCTGTACTCGCGGTTTGACGTCATT CACCTGGCAGCCCAGAAGACCTACAACAACCTGGACATCAGTGTGAGGGAGGCGCTGCGGCAACGCACTGTCTGCCTGGAGGGGGTCCTCACCTGCTACCCCCATGAACCTATGGAGGACATAATTGACCGCATTGCCAAGGAGCAG GTCCATCGCCTGGTTCTGGTGGATGAGAACCAATACCCGCGGGGCATCGTCTCCCTCTCTGACATCCTGCAGGCCCTTGTGCTCACTCCTGCAGGTATTGATGCTCTTAACTCTTAG
- the LOC128809809 gene encoding sterol 26-hydroxylase, mitochondrial, whose amino-acid sequence MAGPSSGARWPLLPLLLRPRPPPPRSSPGPPRRTGGSAAAAAGPARLKGPEELPGPGLFRTFVWLFLRGYLLHTHRLQVISRRLYGPIWKSTFGHYRNINIGSPVVLEQLLRQEGKYPMRSDMALWKEHRDTRRLPYGPFTEEGERWYRLRQVLNKRLLKPSEALLYADAIGEVVSDLMVRLREERSRSPSGVLVGDVANLLYRFALEGISYILFETRIGCLKQQVPAETQRFIDSINLMFKNSIFATVLPRWSRKVLPFWDRYLDSWDTIFAFGKTLIDRKMEELEGQVERGKEVSGYLSYLLASGRLSLDEVYGSVAELLLAGVDTTSNTLSWALYHLSRDPDIQETLYQELKAVVPADRFPAAEDIPKLPMLRAIIKETLRVYPVVPTNARVFYEKDIVIGDYLFPKNTLFVLAHYAMSHDETYFPEPERFLPQRWLRGHGSPHHPFSSIPFGYGVRACVGRRIAELEMHLALARMIQAFEVRPDPRGVEVTSVSRIVLVADKPINLEFIARPGAP is encoded by the exons ATGGCGGGCCCGAGCAGCGGGGCCCGGTggccgctgctgccgctgctcctgcgcccccgcccgccgccgccgcgcagcAGCCCGGGACCGCCGCGCAGGACCGGGGGctcggcggcagcggcggcggggccggcgcggctGAAGGGACCGGAGGAGCTACCGGGGCCGGGGCTGTTCCGTACTTTCGTCTGGCTGTTCCTGCGGGGCTACCTGCTGCACACGCACCGGCTGCAG GTGATATCCCGACGCCTTTATGGACCTATCTGGAAGTCAACCTTCGGACATTATAGGAACATCAACATTGGGAGCCCAgtggtgctggagcagctgctccggCAGGAGGGCAAGTACCCCATGCGGAGCGACATGGCCCTGTGGAAGGAGCACCGGGACACCCGGCGCCTGCCCTACGGACCCTTCACTGA GGAAGGGGAGCGCTGGTACCGCCTGCGCCAGGTCCTCAACAAGCGGCTGCTGAAGCCCTCGGAGGCGCTGCTGTACGCGGATGCCATCGGGGAGGTGGTGTCAGACCTGATGGTGCGGCTGCGGGAGGAGCGGAGCCGCAGCCCCTCCGGGGTGCTGGTGGGGGATGTGGCCAACCTGCTCTACCGCTTTGCCCTGGAAG GCATCTCTTATATCCTCTTCGAGACCCGCATCGGGTGCCTCAAGCAGCAGGTCCCTGCTGAGACCCAGCGCTTCATTGACTCCATCAACCTCATGTTCAAGAACTCCATCTTTGCCACTGTCCTGCCCCGATGGAGCCGCAAGGTGCTGCCCTTCTGGGACCGTTACCTGGACAGCTGGGACACCATCTTCGCCTTTG gcaaGACATTGATTGACCGAAagatggaggagctggaggggcaggTGGAGCGTGGCAAGGAGGTGTCCGGCTACCTGAGTTACCTGCTGGCCAGTGGCAGACTCAGCCTGGATGAGGTCTATGGCAGCGTGGCCGAGTTGCTGCTGGCTGGTGTGGACACG ACCTCCAACACGCTGTCCTGGGCTTTGTACCACCTCTCCCGGGATCCAGACATCCAGGAGACCCTGTACCAGGAGCTGAAAGCTGTTGTGCCTGCCGACCggtttcctgctgctgaggatATCCCCAAGTTGCCGATGCTTCGGGCCATTATCAAGGAGACTCTGAG AGTCTACCCTGTGGTGCCCACCAACGCCAGGGTCTTCTATGAGAAGGACATTGTTATCGGAGACTACCTCTTCCCCAAGAAT ACCCTGTTTGTCCTGGCACACTACGCGATGTCCCATGATGAGACCTACTTCCCCGAGCCTGAGCGGTTCCTGCCCCAGCGCTGGCTCCGGGGACACGGCTCCCCTCACCACCCCTTCAGCTCCATCCCCTTCGGCTACGGGGTTCGTGCATGCGTCGGACGCCGCATCGCTGAGCTGGAAATGCACCTGGCCCTTGCCAGG ATGATCCAGGCATTTGAGGTGAGGCCGGACCCCCGTGGCGTAGAAGTGACATCTGTGTCCCGCATTGTCCTGGTGGCTGACAAGCCCATCAACCTGGAATTCATCGCTCGCCCAGGAGCCCCCTGA
- the WNT6 gene encoding protein Wnt-6 gives MLPSSRTQLGLFFILLCPANIIGLWWAVGSPLVMDPNSICRKTKRLAGKQAELCQLEPEIVQEVAKGTKLGVRECQYQFRFRRWNCTSHSKYFGKILQQDIRETAFVYAITAAGVSHAITQACSMGELLQCGCELTRSRAPPSPTAGPGTEGTAWEWGGCGDDVQFGYEKSQQFMDAKNKKGKNDIRALIDLHNNEAGRLAVRSYMRTECKCHGLSGSCTLRTCWRKMPHFREVGDRLLERFNGAFKVMGGNDGKTLIPVGDNIKPPDKQDLIYSADSPDFCSANRKTGSLGTRGRVCNSTAMDTSGCDLLCCGRGHRDETVVLEENCLCRFHWCCVVQCRKCSVRQELSLCI, from the exons ATGCTGCCTTCCTCCCGGACCCAGCTGGGGCTCTTCTTCATCCTTCTCTGCCCCGCTAACATCATCGGGCTCTGGTG gGCAGTGGGGAGCCCCCTGGTCATGGACCCCAACAGCATCTGCCGCAAGACGAAGCGGCTGGCGGggaagcaggcagagctgtgccagctggagcCAGAGATTGTGCAGGAGGTGGCCAAGGGCACCAAGCTGGGCGTCCGGGAGTGCCAGTACCAATTCCGCTTCCGCCGCTGGAACTGCACCAGCCACAGCAAGTACTTCGGCAAGATCCTGCAGCAGG ATATCCGTGAAACAGCCTTCGTGTACGCCATCACGGCGGCTGGAGTGAGCCACGCCATCACGCAGGCCTGCAGCATGGGcgagctgctgcagtgtggctGTGAGCTGACACGGAGCCGGGCCCCCCCCTCGCCCACAGCGGGGCCAGGCACAGAGGGCACTGCCTGGGAGTGGGGGGGCTGTGGAGATGATGTGCAGTTTGGCTACGAGAAATCCCAGCAGTTCATGGATGCCAAGAAcaagaaaggcaaaaatgaCATCCGAGCTCTTATCGACCTGCACAACAATGAAGCCGGGCGCTTG GCGGTGCGCAGCTACATGAGGACAGAATGCAAATGCCACGGGCTGTCGGGCTCCTGCACCCTGCGGACCTGCTGGAGGAAGATGCCCCATTTCCGCGAGGTGGGGGATCGCCTGCTTGAGCGCTTCAATGGGGCTTTCAAGGTGATGGGAGGCAACGACGGGAAAACCCTCATCCCTGTGGGTGACAACATCAAGCCTCCCGATAAACAGGACCTCATCTACTCAGCCGACTCACCTGATTTCTGCTCGGCTAATCGTAAGACAGGCTCGCTGGGTACCAGGGGCCGTGTCTGCAACAGCACAGCCATGGACACAAGTGGCTGCGACCTGCTGTGCTGCGGGAGAGGGCACCGGGACGAGACGGTGGTGCTGGAGGAGAACTGCCTTTGCCGCTTCCACTGGTGCTGTGTGGTGCAGTGCCGCAAGTGCTCCGTCCGTCAGGAGCTCAGCCTCTGCATCTGA
- the PRKAG3 gene encoding 5'-AMP-activated protein kinase subunit gamma-3 isoform X4, which yields MEQLRGSAASQVALLDAVVCPEEEGFPKAVCPREEEEEEEEYRRPVTFTLGNEILGLGPETEFQNPDAEVYMHFLRSHCCYDAIPTSCKLVVFDISLEIKKAFLALVANGVRAAPLWDSKTQSFVGMLTITDFINILHRYYRSPLVQIYEVEEHKIETWREVYLQGSLQPLVYISPSNSLFDAVYSLIKHKIHRLPVIEPVSGNVLHILTHKRILKFLHIFASTIPKPRFLKKTVQELCIGTFRDLAVVAETAPIHTALEIFVDRRVSALPVINDAGQVVGLYSRFDVIHLAAQKTYNNLDISVREALRQRTVCLEGVLTCYPHEPMEDIIDRIAKEQVHRLVLVDENQYPRGIVSLSDILQALVLTPAGIDRSSL from the exons atggagcagctccgtggctCTGCCGCGTCCCAG GTGGCGCTGCTGGATGCTGTTGTGTGCCCCGAGGAGGAAG GGTTTCCAAAGGCTGTATGCcccagggaagaggaagaggaggaggaagaataCAGAAGACCTGTCACCTTCACACTGGGAAATGAAATACTGGGGCTAGGCCCAGAGACCGAGTTTCAGAACCCTGATGCTGAAGTCTACATGCACTTCTTGAGGAGCCACTGCTGTTATGATGCCATCCCCACCAGCTGCAAGCTTGTTGTCTTTGACATCTCCCTGGAG ATCAAGAAAGCCTTTTTGGCACTGGTGGCCAACGGGGTTCGTGCTGCCCCTCTCTGGGACAGCAAGactcagagctttgtgg GGATGCTCACCATCACCGACTTCATCAACATCCTCCACCGCTACTACCGCTCACCTTTG GTTCAGATCTACGAGGTGGAGGAGCACAAGATTGAGACCTGGAGAG AGGTGTACCTGCAGGGCTCCCTCCAGCCACTGGTCTACATCTCTCCGAGCAATAG CCTCTTCGATGCTGTCTACTCCCTGATCAAGCACAAAATCCACCGCCTACCTGTCATTGAGCCTGTCTCGGGCAATGTCCTGCACATCCTGACACACAAGCGCATCCTCAAGTTTCTCCATATCTTT GCTTCTACCATCCCCAAGCCACGCTTCCTGAAGAAAACAGTGCAGGAACTATGCATTGGCACCTTCCGTGATCTGGCCGTCGTGGCTGAGACTGCCCCAATTCACACTGCCTTGGAGATTTTTGTGGATCGCCGTGTCTCCGCCTTGCCTGTCATCAATGATGCTG GGCAAGTGGTTGGCCTGTACTCGCGGTTTGACGTCATT CACCTGGCAGCCCAGAAGACCTACAACAACCTGGACATCAGTGTGAGGGAGGCGCTGCGGCAACGCACTGTCTGCCTGGAGGGGGTCCTCACCTGCTACCCCCATGAACCTATGGAGGACATAATTGACCGCATTGCCAAGGAGCAG GTCCATCGCCTGGTTCTGGTGGATGAGAACCAATACCCGCGGGGCATCGTCTCCCTCTCTGACATCCTGCAGGCCCTTGTGCTCACTCCTGCAG GCATCGATCGATCCTCACTCTGA